Proteins from one Juglans microcarpa x Juglans regia isolate MS1-56 chromosome 1S, Jm3101_v1.0, whole genome shotgun sequence genomic window:
- the LOC121247894 gene encoding LOW QUALITY PROTEIN: fasciclin-like arabinogalactan protein 10 (The sequence of the model RefSeq protein was modified relative to this genomic sequence to represent the inferred CDS: inserted 3 bases in 2 codons): MAALLPIFLFLALTALTASVLAHNITEILSSFPEYSDYNKFLTQTKLADDINTRQTITVLILNNGAMSALTXKHPLSVIKNTLRLLVLLDYYDPPKLHQISKGSTLTTTLYQTTGNVPGNLGFVNITDLRGGKVGFDSVAPGSKLNSIYTKSIKQIAYNISVLEISSFIDSPGLLTAPAPSASDVNITAALEKAGCKTFASLIVANGVIKMYEGALKTTKDPXTTLATNGALKYDLTVTLAGDSVTLHTGVDSSRVAETVLDATPLVIFSVDSVLLPTELFGKSPSPAPAPSPTSPSPVPVVAPSPVTEAPLPLSASPPAPQTETPGGAPVDAPSHKSQNSTSNNGAGHVKGSALVAVLITLSITVLSPIVLS; this comes from the exons ATGGCCGCCTTACTGCCTATCTTCCTGTTTCTCGCTCTTACTGCCCTCACCGCCTCCGTTTTGGCCCACAATATCACCGAGATTCTCTCTAGTTTCCCGGAATACTCCGACTACAACAAATTCTTGACCCAAACAAAGCTCGCCGACGACATCAACACCCGCCAAACGATCACCGTCCTTATCCTGAACAATGGGGCCATGTCCGCCCTCA CCAAACACCCCCTCTCCGTTATCAAGAACACACTCCGCCTCCTTGTCCTCCTTGATTACTATGACCCACCTAAGCTCCATCAAATCTCCAAGGGTTCCACCCTCACTACCACTCTCTACCAAACTACCGGAAATGTCCCAGGGAATTTGGGTTTTGTGAACATTACCGATCTCCGGGGTGGCAAGGTCGGCTTCGATTCCGTTGCTCCGGGCTCCAAGCTCAACTCCATCTACACCAAGTCCATCAAGCAAATCGCCTACAACATCTCCGTCCTTGAGATCAGCTCCTTCATCGACTCGCCGGGGCTCCTGACGGCACCGGCTCCATCGGCTTCGGACGTAAACATCACGGCTGCACTTGAAAAGGCTGGTTGCAAAACTTTTGCATCATTAATTGTTGCCAACGGTGTGATCAAAATGTACGAGGGGGCGCTGAAGACCACCAAGGATCC AACTACATTAGCAACTAATGGTGCCTTAAAGTATGACCTGACCGTTACATTAGCTGGTGACTCGGTCACGCTTCACACTGGAGTCGACTCGTCCAGAGTTGCTGAAACGGTGCTCGACGCAACGCCTTTGGTGATCTTCAGCGTGGATAGCGTGCTTCTTCCAACCGAATTGTTCGGGAAATCACCTTCTCCAGCACCGGCACCATCACCGACGTCTCCGAGCCCCGTGCCGGTTGTGGCACCTTCTCCGGTGACTGAGGCGCCGTTGCCGTTGTCGGCATCTCCCCCTGCCCCACAGACAGAGACACCGGGAGGTGCTCCGGTAGACGCGCCTTCTCATAAGTCGCAGAACAGCACCTCAAATAACGGAGCTGGTCACGTTAAGGGATCTGCATTGGTGGCAGTACTGATCACTCTATCCATCACTGTACTTTCACCCATTGTCTTGTCCTAA
- the LOC121247895 gene encoding LOW QUALITY PROTEIN: peptidyl-prolyl cis-trans isomerase CYP18-1-like (The sequence of the model RefSeq protein was modified relative to this genomic sequence to represent the inferred CDS: inserted 1 base in 1 codon), translating to MSVTLHTNLGDIKCEIFCDEVPKAAENFLALCASGYYDGTIFHRNIKGFMIQGGDPTGTGXGGTSIWGKKFSDEIRESLKHNARGILSMANSGPNTNGSQFFLTYAKQPHLNGVYTVFGKVIHGFEVLDLMEKTQTGPGDRPLAEIRLNRVTIHANPLAG from the exons ATG TCGGTCACGCTGCACACGAATCTCGGTGACATCAAGTGTGAGATTTTCTGCGACGAGGTCCCCAAGGCCGCCGAG AATTTTCTGGCTCTATGTGCAAGCGGTTATTACGATGGGACCATATTTCACCGAAATATCAAAGGTTTTATGATTCAAGGTGGAGACCCAACAGGTACAG AAGGGGGAACCAGTATATGGGGGAAGAAGTTCAGCGACGAGATAAGAGAATCTCTCAAG CACAACGCAAGGGGGATACTTTCAATGGCCAATAGTGGCCCCAATACTAATGGAAGCCAGTTCTTCTTAACATATGCGAAGCAGCCTCATCTGAATGGGGTGTACACTGTCTTTGGTAAAGTGATTCATGGGTTTGAAGTCCTTGATCTAATGGAAAAG ACTCAAACGGGTCCGGGAGATCGGCCACTAGCAGAGATCAGACTCAATCGCGTCACAATACATGCTAACCCACTTGCTGGCTAG